From the Cryptomeria japonica chromosome 2, Sugi_1.0, whole genome shotgun sequence genome, one window contains:
- the LOC131065256 gene encoding ubiquitin-related modifier 1 homolog isoform X2 — translation MKLTVEFGGGLELLFQSVRTHNIDVPVKSGEKQLTMEVLLFWIRDNLLKERPEMFIKGKSVRPGVLVLINDCDWELCGQLEATVEENDNVVFISTLHGG, via the exons GGGTGGCCTGGAGCTTCTTTTCCAATCAGTGAGGACGCACAATATTGATGTTCCTGTTAAGAGTGGAGAGAAACAG TTAACTATGGAAGTACTGCTGTTCTGGATTCGGGATAATCTTTTGAAGGAGAGGCCTGAAATGTTTATCAAGGGAAAATCTGT GAGACCTGGTGTGTTAGTTTTGATAAATGACTGTGACTGGGAACTTTGTGGGCAGCTGGAAGCAACAGTGGAGGAAAATGACAACGTGGTTTTCATTTCAACTTTACATGGTGGATAG
- the LOC131065256 gene encoding ubiquitin-related modifier 1 homolog isoform X1, with translation MKLTVEFGGGLELLFQSVRTHNIDVPVKSGEKQLTMEVLLFWIRDNLLKERPEMFIKGKSVLCRRPGVLVLINDCDWELCGQLEATVEENDNVVFISTLHGG, from the exons GGGTGGCCTGGAGCTTCTTTTCCAATCAGTGAGGACGCACAATATTGATGTTCCTGTTAAGAGTGGAGAGAAACAG TTAACTATGGAAGTACTGCTGTTCTGGATTCGGGATAATCTTTTGAAGGAGAGGCCTGAAATGTTTATCAAGGGAAAATCTGT TTTGTGCAGGAGACCTGGTGTGTTAGTTTTGATAAATGACTGTGACTGGGAACTTTGTGGGCAGCTGGAAGCAACAGTGGAGGAAAATGACAACGTGGTTTTCATTTCAACTTTACATGGTGGATAG